The Streptomyces sp. NBC_00435 nucleotide sequence GAGCGAGCGCGATGCCCGCCGAGGCCGCGGCGAATCCGAGTACGCCGGTGAACAGCAGACGCGCGTGCCCGTACCGGTCGCCCAGGCGGCCCGCGAGGACGAGGAAGGCGGCCACGCTCAGCAGGTAGGCGCCGCTCGTCCACTGCACCTCGGCCAGACCGGCGCCGAGGTCCCTCCCCATGCTGGGCTGCGCCATGAGCAGCACCGTCCCGTCGAGGGCGACGAGCATCGCGCCGGCCGCACTGACGAAGAGCGCGAGGCGGGGCCTCACGGGCGCAGGTGCGCGTCGACGGCGGCGTCGACGAGCCGGTCGACGCACGCCTGCGGATCGCCGTCGAGAGCGAGCGGCAGACTGCCCCGGGACCACAGCTGCGCCACACCGTGCAGATTGGCCCACAGCGCGGCGGCGGTGATCCGGGGGGCTTGCGCCGTCCGGCAGCGGGCGACCAGCGAGACGAGCACCTCGAACAGCGGCAGCGTGGAATCGCGGAGCCGGGCGGACCCGGGCGGCAGGGCCTGTCCGGTGCTGTCCAGGAGGTCGTGGCGGAACATCAGCTCGAACATGCCGGGGTGTTCCAGCGCGTAGCCGACGTACGCGCGCCCCAGCGCGCGTACCCGCTCGCGCGGGTCCCCCGCCCCCGGGTTCGCGGAGATCGCGGCCGGGACCCGGGAGCCGAGCTCCTCGAACCCGCGCCGGGCGATCGCCGACAGCAGTGCCT carries:
- a CDS encoding TetR/AcrR family transcriptional regulator yields the protein MDQDSGLRERLIDVGVELVTTEGTAALGLREIARRAGVSHGAPRRYFATHQALLSAIARRGFEELGSRVPAAISANPGAGDPRERVRALGRAYVGYALEHPGMFELMFRHDLLDSTGQALPPGSARLRDSTLPLFEVLVSLVARCRTAQAPRITAAALWANLHGVAQLWSRGSLPLALDGDPQACVDRLVDAAVDAHLRP